The Methanosarcina barkeri str. Wiesmoor DNA segment CACTCCTTATAAACTCTTCAACTTCCATACCACTGATGCCTGCATATTTCTTTATTTCAGCAAGCTGCTCTTCCGTAAAAGGTATACAGAGCAGATTTTCGTTGCATTCTTCTTCTATCCCAAATCCTCCATGTATTTTTCATTGTCTCTTGATCTTCTGTATTTAATTCTTTGGTGATTTATTCCTTTCTTCTTTGTTGTTTATGTTTTAATCTATTCTTTATCCTTCAAGTTTTCCTTTTATTTTGTTATTCTCAAAGTTGTCTTTAATCAAAAAGAATGTTAATCAAAAAGAATGTTAATCAAAAAGAATGTTAATCAAAATTTGTCCATTGTCAAACTGATCTATTAACCAATGAGATCTGTTAATTCCTAGGCAAATTTTTTTATTATGTGCGACATGTTACCTCTTGTATGAGAAATCTTGCTTCCGATACCACTGCTGCAGATACGATTCCTCTAAAACTCGTTGTGTATCTAGGTCTGCTTGCAGTTGTTCTAATTTTGGCGGTTCAGGCCTGGCATACCGTGAGTCCTGTTCTGGAAGAGGCGCAGATTAAATCTCAGGTTGAAGACGCTTCTCTGTCTATCCATTCAATTCAGGAAGGATATGCCAGAGATTCTGCTGAGAGTCACAGTCCTGAAGGGATAATGTGTACCCTCAAGTTTTCCTTTCCTGCTTCAGTCAGGTATATTAGCTTTGGAGTGGATCCTGATCCCGAATGTAATGGGCAACTGCACGATTCAGAATGGGTTCTTGAAAACAACACTATTATCTACCAATATAAAAACGGAGTTAAAAAGAGATTATTTCTTGAAGGAAAGCCGGTACACTTTATAAAAGGCGAGCAGGATTCTGAAGGAATATGGATGCCTTCAGGGAGCCAGGAAAATTCTCTGACGCCTTTATCTCTTGAAAAAACGGGAGTTGTAATTGAGTACCCGGTTTCAGGAGAATTTGTGTTGGAGCTAGTCATGCAGAACGGGATAAGGTATTCCATGTCTCATTTTTGAAGGAGACCAGAGAGTTCAGAAACAAAAGATCAAAAATAGGAAATTCAGAAACAAAAGATCAAGGTTAAGATATCAAGATTAAGATGCCAAGGTTAAGATGTCAAGATTAAGATGTCAAGATTAAGATATCAAGATTAAGATATCAAGATTAAGATATCAAGATTAAGATATCAAGATTAAGTAACTAACAAGGTTCTTGCAGGTGCGCCGTCGCAACCTTCAATTTTGAGGGGCAGGCAGATGAAGAAATAGGTCCCGGCTTCTATAGAGCTGAGTTCAAGGCATTCTACTATGTTAACATTACCTGAAAGAAGGATGTGATGCGCAGGTAGAGTTTCGGAATAAAAATTATCCACCGAAAAACTATCAATCCCGATCGTCTTGAAGCCGTTTTCTAAAATCCAGGCTGCTCCGCTTTCGTCAAGGTATGCAGAGCCAAATTTTTCCTTCTCGAATTCCATGCTTTGAGGGTCTGACTCTTCGCCAGGGAAACTAACCTTACCTGCGTTTCCTTGTTTCCGGGAAAAAACTCCTGTCTTCAGAAGTAGGATCGGGATATTTTCAGGAGCTTCCATTTTCCGGAAGGCTGTTTCAAGAATGCCAGCAGTCAGTTCCCCTGATAGTGATGAAAAGTCGAGAATAAGGGCTGTACCCATGAGGTTTTTGAGTTCCAGTTTGTCAATAGTCAGTCCATTTTTCAGGATATGAGAAGGAGCATCAACATGGGTGCCGGTATGACTTCCAAAACTTAACTTTGAGACAGCACAGCCTTTTTCTTCAAGAGTGCAGACCTTTTCTATTTCAGGTATTGGGTCTCCAGGAAAAATCTGCGTAAAAGGGGAAATCGGAGTTGTAATATCTATAATTTTTCCATAAATTGAAATCTTATTCACCTCAACTGGAATCCCTTCACTCTAATAGAAATTCCTCTGCATCAATAGTAATTTTTCCTATGTTAACACTTTATTCCATATAGATGATGGCCTTGTTCGTACATACGTCTATGCATTTCATACAACGGGTGCACTTATCTTGATCTATTTTTGAAAGCTCGTTTTCCTCATAAATTGCGTCCACAGGGCAGACATCTTTGCATTTCCCGCACCTTTTGCAGCCGAAAACCACGACGTATCCATTTTGTTCTGACATCAGTGTACCTTTAGCACCTTATGATTATATCAGTTTCTGAGAAAAGATCCTTCTTTATAAAGGTATCGCCATACATTCCATCTGGAGCCAAAAACAAGCCTTATATATAAAAAAAGAATATTCAAGTCCAGGTATGGAAAAGTTCACTGAAGATGAAACCGGCTCTTTTTCTAGTTATCTCTCTGAAGGGTGCAGACTTTGCCAGAAGGGCGCCAAAATGGTCCTTTTCGTAACCGGTCTTTGCTCCAAGAGCTGTTTTTACTGTCCGCTTTCTGATGAAAGGCGAGGAAAAGACCTTGTTTTTGCTAATGAGAGGCTTATAAACAGCGATGAAGATTTACTGAAAGAAGCTGAGCTTATGAATGCTCTTGGGACAGGAATTACAGGCGGAGAGCCCTTGCTGAAGCTTGAAAGAGTCCTGCATTACATCCGAATGCTCAAAGCTTCTTTCGGAATAGAGCACCACATTCATCTCTATACTTCCCTGGCTCTTGGCAGGAAGATCCTTGAAAAGCTTGCAGATGCAGGACTTGATGAAATCCGTTTTCATCCTCCTCATGAATGCTGGAATGATCTTAAAAATAGTCAATACGCAGATTCTCTGCAAAACGCAAAGGAGCTTGGAATCGAAGCCGGAATTGAGATTCCTGCCCTTGAAGATGCAGAAAAAGTTGCAGCTTTTGCGGAAGAAATGGGAGTTTTCCTTAACTTAAATGAACTGGAATTTTCTGATAATAACTCCGAAGCCCTGCTGAAAAATGGCTTTTGCCTTGAATCTGACACGTCCAGTGCGGCTGCAGGTTCCTGTAGATTTGCCGGA contains these protein-coding regions:
- a CDS encoding cyclase family protein; protein product: MNKISIYGKIIDITTPISPFTQIFPGDPIPEIEKVCTLEEKGCAVSKLSFGSHTGTHVDAPSHILKNGLTIDKLELKNLMGTALILDFSSLSGELTAGILETAFRKMEAPENIPILLLKTGVFSRKQGNAGKVSFPGEESDPQSMEFEKEKFGSAYLDESGAAWILENGFKTIGIDSFSVDNFYSETLPAHHILLSGNVNIVECLELSSIEAGTYFFICLPLKIEGCDGAPARTLLVT
- a CDS encoding DUF362 domain-containing protein, which encodes MSEQNGYVVVFGCKRCGKCKDVCPVDAIYEENELSKIDQDKCTRCMKCIDVCTNKAIIYME
- a CDS encoding radical SAM protein; translation: MEKFTEDETGSFSSYLSEGCRLCQKGAKMVLFVTGLCSKSCFYCPLSDERRGKDLVFANERLINSDEDLLKEAELMNALGTGITGGEPLLKLERVLHYIRMLKASFGIEHHIHLYTSLALGRKILEKLADAGLDEIRFHPPHECWNDLKNSQYADSLQNAKELGIEAGIEIPALEDAEKVAAFAEEMGVFLNLNELEFSDNNSEALLKNGFCLESDTSSAAAGSCRFAGIAFVNCKKAHFCSSIYKDAVQLRKRFQRIAKNTAREFDEITDDGTLVYGVIEGGDQELAEKTLQNLEIPSELFELKDGKIEIAWWVLEELKEDIKEELEPSGSRLTIIERYPFEDGMLVELIPL